A single window of Desulfovibrio sp. G11 DNA harbors:
- a CDS encoding twin-arginine translocation signal domain-containing protein, translating to MNRREFIKGAALGVGAGTLGAMGIYSYSPMRRAFLKDAQRGSTDIGMCKAIRITNISETSWFDNGVLMQDVTSAGGLLVDQYTFNWPPFGNGKGVGKGSYAEGIKHIKHLLPKKLDEAWEITREKSVHADNAGGFSCLIEVEALDGSVTKYLFDTGWNYVWMDACYKREGIDVMLANNEIKAFIQTHEHMDHYWGLPAVTKYNPDIPVYIPNTFYPEGKQYLKDCGHVGKLTEVPKGLHKLENGVALYTFDCPIIFRVFGELSMYCNVKDVGLVSITGCCHQGIILFADTAYKELAYENDQFYGLYGGLHISPFDDWDPKYDDLVIGLKKWDLQRVGCNHCTGLITAQKFVDAGYPVVKGTARFRSKTTNYLGNGDVITFPS from the coding sequence ATGAACAGACGTGAATTCATCAAAGGAGCCGCCCTGGGTGTAGGCGCGGGAACACTGGGCGCCATGGGCATATATTCCTACTCGCCCATGCGCCGTGCCTTTCTCAAGGATGCGCAGCGCGGCTCGACGGATATCGGCATGTGCAAGGCCATACGCATTACCAACATTTCAGAAACAAGCTGGTTCGACAACGGCGTGCTTATGCAGGACGTCACCAGCGCCGGCGGCCTGCTGGTTGACCAGTATACCTTCAACTGGCCGCCTTTCGGCAACGGCAAAGGAGTCGGCAAGGGCAGCTATGCAGAGGGCATCAAACATATCAAGCATCTTTTGCCCAAAAAACTGGACGAGGCCTGGGAAATCACCCGTGAAAAAAGCGTGCATGCCGATAATGCAGGGGGTTTCTCCTGCCTGATCGAAGTGGAAGCCCTGGACGGCTCCGTAACCAAATACCTGTTTGACACCGGCTGGAACTATGTGTGGATGGACGCCTGCTACAAGCGTGAAGGCATAGATGTCATGCTTGCCAACAACGAGATCAAGGCTTTCATCCAGACGCACGAGCATATGGACCATTACTGGGGCCTGCCGGCTGTCACCAAATACAATCCCGATATTCCGGTATACATACCCAATACCTTCTATCCCGAAGGCAAGCAGTACCTCAAGGACTGCGGACACGTCGGAAAACTTACAGAAGTTCCCAAGGGGCTGCACAAGCTGGAAAACGGCGTGGCGCTGTATACCTTTGACTGCCCTATCATTTTCCGCGTTTTCGGCGAGCTTTCCATGTACTGCAACGTAAAGGACGTGGGCCTTGTAAGCATTACCGGCTGCTGCCATCAGGGTATCATCCTTTTTGCCGACACCGCCTACAAGGAACTGGCCTATGAAAACGACCAGTTCTACGGCCTCTACGGCGGGCTGCACATCTCGCCCTTTGACGACTGGGACCCCAAGTATGACGACCTCGTCATCGGATTGAAAAAATGGGATCTGCAACGGGTCGGATGCAACCACTGCACAGGACTCATTACGGCGCAAAAATTCGTGGACGCGGGCTATCCCGTGGTCAAGGGCACGGCGCGCTTCCGCTCCAAGACCACCAACTATCTCGGCAACGGCGACGTTATCACCTTCCCCTCCTGA